The following proteins are encoded in a genomic region of Thermococcus pacificus:
- a CDS encoding ferritin-like domain-containing protein codes for MVGAMELKFSGEEKRNLQSIIDKLKRLSPQELLSYWINAELDEAETYNTLAEIVREYSWDPKIPKLFEELARESLEHAELLLKEYRRTYGGEKLIDTGIPGIELELSMGELERYIRSGRLGDLISVLMESERMAQEIYRCLAEKSSGKTRELFEHLASIENGHYLRLKALKESLEESGG; via the coding sequence ATGGTGGGCGCAATGGAGCTGAAGTTTTCTGGGGAGGAAAAACGGAACCTGCAGTCAATAATTGACAAGCTGAAAAGGCTCAGCCCGCAGGAACTTCTCTCATACTGGATAAACGCGGAGCTGGACGAAGCCGAGACCTACAACACTCTGGCGGAGATTGTGAGGGAGTACAGCTGGGACCCGAAGATACCAAAACTTTTTGAAGAACTGGCCAGAGAAAGCCTGGAACACGCTGAACTTCTTCTTAAGGAGTACAGGCGCACGTACGGGGGTGAGAAACTCATCGATACCGGGATACCGGGCATAGAACTCGAGCTATCTATGGGAGAGTTGGAGAGGTACATCAGGAGCGGAAGGCTCGGGGATCTGATATCAGTCTTGATGGAAAGCGAGAGGATGGCGCAGGAGATATACAGGTGCCTGGCGGAAAAGTCCTCCGGGAAGACCAGGGAGCTGTTTGAACACCTGGCCAGCATTGAAAATGGGCACTACCTCAGGCTCAAGGCCCTCAAAGAGTCACTCGAGGAGTCAGGGGGATGA
- the rsmA gene encoding 16S rRNA (adenine(1518)-N(6)/adenine(1519)-N(6))-dimethyltransferase RsmA, giving the protein MRERLFYLISKYNLKPNRNLGQNFLIVPDIIERNVERAGLSEKDTVLEVGPGLGVLTDALAGRAGKVYAIEKDSLLVKILRNEYDWPNVEIIEGDALKVPFPEFNKIVSNLPYQISSPVTFRFLKHEFERAVLIYQLEFAQRMVAKPGEKNYSRLSLMIRAKAHAEIAERIGRGAFWPKPEVDSAVVILEPKPPEERIELDENLVRALFQHRRSTVLSALKKSHHMLGLTKEEFKRVKGILSRIPHANERVFQLSPEDVWEIEEFLGEEGIIPLTPRVTL; this is encoded by the coding sequence ATGAGGGAGCGCCTTTTCTATTTAATTTCCAAGTACAACCTGAAACCGAACAGAAACCTCGGGCAGAACTTTCTTATCGTGCCCGATATAATAGAGAGAAACGTTGAGAGGGCGGGGCTCAGCGAGAAGGATACTGTCCTCGAAGTCGGCCCTGGCCTCGGGGTTTTAACAGATGCCCTCGCAGGGAGAGCCGGAAAGGTCTATGCAATCGAGAAGGATTCCCTGCTGGTTAAAATCCTCCGCAATGAATATGACTGGCCCAACGTGGAGATAATCGAGGGCGACGCACTCAAGGTTCCCTTTCCAGAGTTCAATAAAATTGTCTCCAACCTCCCCTACCAGATTTCCTCCCCGGTAACGTTCCGCTTCTTGAAGCACGAGTTCGAGAGGGCGGTTCTGATATACCAGCTTGAGTTCGCGCAGAGGATGGTGGCAAAACCGGGAGAAAAAAACTACTCCCGTCTCTCGCTTATGATCCGGGCAAAAGCCCACGCTGAAATCGCCGAACGCATAGGCAGAGGCGCCTTCTGGCCGAAGCCTGAGGTTGACTCAGCGGTGGTGATTTTGGAACCCAAACCGCCTGAAGAACGTATAGAGCTGGATGAAAACCTCGTGAGGGCACTCTTCCAGCACAGGAGAAGCACCGTTCTCTCGGCCCTCAAGAAGTCGCATCATATGCTGGGACTGACCAAGGAAGAGTTTAAACGGGTTAAGGGCATACTTTCGAGGATACCACACGCTAACGAGAGGGTGTTTCAGCTCTCCCCTGAGGACGTTTGGGAAATCGAAGAGTTCCTCGGGGAGGAGGGGATCATCCCCCTGACTCCTCGAGTGACTCTTTGA